The genomic region TTTCATCATCAAAATCAGATAATACTGTGTATCCTTCTGATGTAACTATTTTCAGTTCTTCACTATCTACACTTAAATTAAAGTTACCATCTCTTGTGTAGAAAAAGTCTCCGTTCGGCCCTTGAATTGCAAAAAATCCTTCTCCATCTATTGCTAAATCCAATGGTCTATCAGTTCTGTCTAAATTACCTGATGTAAAAAGTCTAGAAGTGGCTGCAGGCATAACCCCATGTCCTACCTGCAAATTAACTGGACTACCATTCCCTTGACTTAGGGTAGGCTTTTTTAAATTTGCATATAGTAAATCCTTAAACTCAACCTTTTGCTTTTTAAATGCAGTTGTATTAACATTTGCTAAGTTATTTGATATTGTATCAATATTTAATTGTTGTGCCTTCATTCCAGATGCAGCAGTCCATAAAGCTCTCATGATTTAAACCTCCCTTTACAACTTACCAATTTCATTGGCTGCCTTTTGCAAAATCTCATCATATGATCTAATTACCTTTTGATTTGATTCATACAGCCTTAAAATATTTATCATATTAACCATTTCTTCTATAGGGTTAATATTTGACCCCTCTAAGAAACCTTGAATTACTTTCCCTTCAAATTCTTCAATTTCCAAAGTCTTACTTTCATCCATATAATAAAGGTTTTCTCCGTACTTTCTTAAATCATGAAGATTTTTTATCCCTACTAAATTAATCTGGTCAACTACCTCATTATTAACAACTACTTCTCCATTTAGGCCTAGTTGAAAATCCTTAGAGTCTAAAAGTATGGAGCCATATTGACCTAATAATAAATAACCTTCTGTCGTAACAATCTCACCATTGTTATTTAGTGTAAAATTACCATCTCTAGTATACATAATCCCCTGTGGAGTTTGTACTTGAAAAAAACCATTTCCTTCAATTGCAAAATCTAAGGGGTTTCCAGTTTCCTCGAAGCTTCCTTGCCTGAACTTAGTTTGAATTCTATCTAGTCTAAGCCCACTATTTATCGTCCCTATGACACCTCTAGGTGGAACCTTAACTAAGTCACCTACCTGTTGTCCATTGACCATAACTTGTCCCTTGTCATTTATGTCAACATTTCCTTGACCAACGAATACTCTACTACCTTGCTGGCTTAGTATATAGTTTCCTTCTGAGAAATTTGGGTTTCCATCAGAATCTCTAACAAAAGTTCTTAGATAGCCTTCTTCATCTATAGAAAATAAAGTTGACCTACTAAAGCTTACCCCATTTAGACTATCAGCTGAAAAAAATCCACCAGTTGTAGATAAACTAAATTCATTACCTGTCTTTTTAACATCAACAAATAATCTATTCTCCACAGATTTATTATCAATTGAGCCTTTTAATTTATGTAAAAAAACCTCTGGAAACGCCTCTGTAACAACTACATCCTTTTTAAAGCCTGTTGTATTCATATTAGCCATGTTATTTGACGTAACATCAAGCTTTTTCTGGGATGTTTGCATAGCAGAAGTTGCTGTGTATAAGCCCCTTAGCATCAACCTTCACCTCACATTAAAATCTATATAATATTATCGACTATTATACTTTTTTAGTTTAGCTTATCCTCTATATCTATTTTTGGTATTTTTTTGCTCTAAAAGGTGAATAGAGTCTAATGCTCTACCAGTTCCTTTTGCAACACAGGAAACAGCATCTTCTGCAATATATACTGGTATCCCTATTCTCTTCTCGATTAATTTGTTAAGTCCCCACAGTAATGCTCCGCCTCCAGTCATAACAATGCCATGATCTGCAATATCAGAAGCTAATTCTGGTGGAGTTTTTTCTAAGACAGCATGTACAGCATCTACAATAGCTGAGACATTTTCATCTAGCGCTTCTAGCATTTCTTCACTATCTACTTCAATATTTACTGGTAGACCAGAAATTAAATTTCTACCTCTAACATTCATCTTAGTTTCTTTATCTCTAGGATATGCAGCACCTATTTGAATTTTCATATCCTCTGCAGTTCTCTCACCAATCATCACTTTATGTTTCTTTCTCATATAACGAACGATTGCCTCATCAAATTTGTCCCCAGCTATTTTTATTGAAGTACTAACTACAATACCACCTAATGAAATAACTGCAACATCAGTTGTTCCCCCACCAATATCTACAATCATATGTCCTGTTGGTTGAGCAATATCTAATCCAGCCCCTATAGCTGCAGCAATAGGCTCCTCAATCAAATAGGTCATTCTTGCTCCTGCTTCATTAGAAGCATCAATTACTGCTCTCTTTTCAACCTCAGTCACTCCACTCGGCACACATACTATTATTTTGGGTTTAAAAAACAATCTTGTTCCCACTGTTTTCCTAATAAAGTATTTTAACATTTTTTCTGTAATTTCATAATCAGATATGACACCTTCTCTTAGAGGTCTAATCGCAACAATATTTCCTGGTGTTCTTCCAAGCATATTTCTTGCATCCTGCCC from Serpentinicella alkaliphila harbors:
- the flgG gene encoding flagellar basal-body rod protein FlgG; translation: MRALWTAASGMKAQQLNIDTISNNLANVNTTAFKKQKVEFKDLLYANLKKPTLSQGNGSPVNLQVGHGVMPAATSRLFTSGNLDRTDRPLDLAIDGEGFFAIQGPNGDFFYTRDGNFNLSVDSEELKIVTSEGYTVLSDFDDEIILQQGMTDLTITDSGVVMVKNEDGEFEEIATIKLVKFLNPAGLEAVGRNLYKSTAASGDEIPMEDEGRTSNILQYYLETSNVQIVDEMVRMISAQRAYEISSKTIQTADEMLGMANNLRR
- the mreB gene encoding rod shape-determining protein; its protein translation is MFGTDIGIDLGTASVLVFVKGKGIVLQEPSVVAIDNNTGEILSVGQDARNMLGRTPGNIVAIRPLREGVISDYEITEKMLKYFIRKTVGTRLFFKPKIIVCVPSGVTEVEKRAVIDASNEAGARMTYLIEEPIAAAIGAGLDIAQPTGHMIVDIGGGTTDVAVISLGGIVVSTSIKIAGDKFDEAIVRYMRKKHKVMIGERTAEDMKIQIGAAYPRDKETKMNVRGRNLISGLPVNIEVDSEEMLEALDENVSAIVDAVHAVLEKTPPELASDIADHGIVMTGGGALLWGLNKLIEKRIGIPVYIAEDAVSCVAKGTGRALDSIHLLEQKNTKNRYRG
- a CDS encoding flagellar hook-basal body protein, whose amino-acid sequence is MLRGLYTATSAMQTSQKKLDVTSNNMANMNTTGFKKDVVVTEAFPEVFLHKLKGSIDNKSVENRLFVDVKKTGNEFSLSTTGGFFSADSLNGVSFSRSTLFSIDEEGYLRTFVRDSDGNPNFSEGNYILSQQGSRVFVGQGNVDINDKGQVMVNGQQVGDLVKVPPRGVIGTINSGLRLDRIQTKFRQGSFEETGNPLDFAIEGNGFFQVQTPQGIMYTRDGNFTLNNNGEIVTTEGYLLLGQYGSILLDSKDFQLGLNGEVVVNNEVVDQINLVGIKNLHDLRKYGENLYYMDESKTLEIEEFEGKVIQGFLEGSNINPIEEMVNMINILRLYESNQKVIRSYDEILQKAANEIGKL